A window of Leptotrichia wadei contains these coding sequences:
- a CDS encoding DEAD/DEAH box helicase family protein — MYLLNQAFTDESEKIKIQNTDFHFELPLKRKNKDIIGNINELIINEKAKFRNFFIYLKQELLNCKKFYFIVSFIRYSGIQLLISTLDELEKQGIQGEIITSVYLNITDSKALRKLLSYENIKVKVYNNSSESFHTKAYLFEKEKYHSVVIGSSNISQSALYSAEEWNVKLTDSSFFNIYGKSLNQFEKLWHSNEAIELTQDFIDEYEKYKKSINAQNTFDYRKTKIEQENKFVPNSMQKRVLQKLKETRINGNKKGLVISATGTGKTYLAAMDIKQFFEIKSNAKNKLFEINDKKSKTSNIKFLFIAHREELLENAINVFSKILKIDKNEFGRIYGGLKEIDKNIIFASIQSLRNCYNEFKPSFFDYVIVDEFHHSMSDSYLKTLSYFNSKFLLGLTATPKRMDGKDILSLCDYNVVDEIGIKEALEEDLIVPFHYFGVNDYMINYDNIPYKNGKYNEKILLENLLLNTRTDYIVEKINKFGFDGDELSAVAFCQNIEHAFFMKEEFSKKGYKSAVITANTSSNERSEILEKFKNKKIEILCVVDILNEGIDIPTINLLLFLRPTMSSTIFIQQIGRGLRKAKNKDFVTIIDFIGNHKKDYLLINYFSNEVDNKDTLFTKKEKIINEVKNQFSNIPKSCYVELDRICQNRIIEKIEKINFSSKNILKEMYLDYKAEIGKSEDEFLQVRDFDTNIELFQELCLKMHSFYNAQLQFEDSKIFKKENEKNPLNKTEIEFLEYLEKKLTLVEPFTFLIIDYLVTGKEYINNNDLLNKYKEFFDIKGNFEKYYLLNRIFEELMEDEILEKTLYGYKFSKKYKIIFK, encoded by the coding sequence TTGTATTTGTTAAATCAGGCATTTACAGATGAATCAGAAAAAATAAAGATTCAAAATACTGATTTTCACTTTGAGTTACCGTTAAAACGAAAAAATAAAGATATAATTGGCAATATAAATGAATTAATTATAAACGAAAAGGCTAAATTTCGTAATTTTTTTATTTATTTAAAACAGGAATTGCTAAACTGTAAAAAATTCTATTTTATTGTAAGTTTTATAAGATATTCAGGGATTCAGTTGTTAATAAGCACTTTGGATGAACTTGAAAAACAAGGGATTCAAGGAGAAATTATAACATCTGTTTATCTAAATATTACGGATTCAAAGGCATTGCGAAAACTTTTGTCGTATGAGAACATAAAAGTTAAGGTTTATAATAATTCTAGCGAGAGTTTTCACACAAAAGCATATTTATTTGAAAAAGAAAAATATCATAGTGTTGTAATCGGCTCGTCTAATATTAGTCAAAGTGCCTTGTATTCGGCAGAAGAATGGAATGTGAAGCTCACAGATAGCAGTTTTTTTAATATTTATGGAAAATCGCTGAATCAATTTGAGAAGTTGTGGCATAGTAATGAAGCAATAGAATTGACACAAGATTTTATTGATGAATATGAAAAATATAAAAAATCTATAAATGCACAAAATACTTTTGATTATAGGAAAACCAAAATTGAACAAGAAAATAAATTTGTACCAAATAGCATGCAAAAAAGAGTTTTGCAAAAACTAAAAGAAACTAGAATAAACGGCAATAAAAAGGGCCTTGTAATTTCTGCAACTGGTACAGGAAAAACCTATCTTGCCGCAATGGATATAAAACAGTTTTTTGAAATTAAGTCTAATGCTAAAAATAAATTATTTGAAATAAATGATAAAAAATCAAAAACTTCAAACATAAAATTTTTATTCATTGCTCATCGTGAAGAGTTGCTAGAAAATGCAATAAATGTTTTTTCAAAAATCCTTAAAATTGACAAAAATGAATTTGGAAGAATTTATGGCGGCTTAAAGGAAATTGATAAAAATATAATTTTTGCTTCGATTCAGTCTTTAAGAAATTGTTATAATGAATTTAAGCCTAGTTTTTTTGATTACGTTATAGTTGATGAATTTCATCATTCAATGTCAGACAGTTATTTAAAAACATTATCATATTTTAATTCAAAATTTCTATTAGGATTAACAGCGACTCCAAAACGTATGGATGGCAAAGATATTCTTTCACTTTGTGATTATAATGTTGTGGATGAAATTGGAATAAAAGAGGCTTTGGAAGAGGACTTGATTGTGCCTTTTCATTATTTTGGAGTAAATGATTATATGATTAATTATGATAATATTCCTTACAAAAATGGGAAATACAATGAAAAGATATTACTAGAAAATTTATTGTTGAACACACGTACCGATTATATTGTTGAAAAAATCAATAAATTTGGCTTTGATGGTGATGAACTAAGTGCTGTTGCATTTTGTCAGAATATTGAACATGCTTTTTTTATGAAAGAAGAATTTTCAAAAAAAGGTTATAAATCAGCTGTGATTACAGCAAATACAAGTTCAAACGAAAGATCAGAAATTTTAGAAAAATTTAAAAACAAAAAAATTGAAATTTTATGCGTAGTAGATATTTTAAACGAAGGAATTGATATTCCAACAATTAATTTACTGCTATTTTTACGTCCCACAATGTCGTCAACAATTTTTATACAGCAAATTGGGAGAGGATTAAGAAAGGCTAAAAATAAGGATTTTGTAACAATTATTGATTTTATTGGAAATCACAAGAAAGATTATTTGCTGATAAATTATTTTTCAAATGAAGTTGATAACAAAGATACGCTGTTTACTAAAAAAGAAAAAATTATTAATGAAGTTAAAAATCAATTTTCAAATATTCCAAAATCTTGTTATGTGGAGCTAGATAGAATTTGCCAAAATCGTATTATTGAAAAAATAGAAAAGATCAATTTTAGTTCAAAAAATATTTTAAAGGAAATGTATTTAGATTATAAAGCTGAAATTGGAAAATCTGAAGATGAGTTTTTGCAAGTAAGAGATTTTGATACAAATATCGAGTTATTTCAGGAATTATGCCTAAAAATGCATTCATTTTATAACGCTCAATTACAATTTGAAGATTCTAAAATTTTTAAAAAGGAAAATGAGAAAAATCCATTAAATAAAACTGAAATTGAATTTTTAGAATATTTAGAAAAGAAATTAACACTTGTTGAGCCGTTTACCTTTTTGATTATTGATTATTTGGTAACTGGAAAAGAGTATATTAATAACAATGATTTATTAAACAAATATAAGGAATTTTTTGATATCAAAGGAAATTTTGAAAAATATTACCTTTTGAATAGGATATTTGAGGAATTGATGGAAGACGAGATTTTAGAAAAAACTCTTTATGGCTATAAATTTTCTAAAAAATATAAAATTATTTTCAAATGA
- a CDS encoding DUF3427 domain-containing protein, producing the protein MAINFLKNIKLFSNEKLNKKNTMKSNQKVNKSNFINRLKQLIYLGLNEFKRNDLDEFNENILISYKEYKRVELQILLDSKVPKGSWRAGYANTEKDICLFATIDKTHIFQENLKYDNSLFADDIIQWISQPKTSHNSSVGQMFIHHKEKGFKVHIFIRKYAFMNGNKTNPFIYLGNAKYYSSQGDKPMKILWKLDKKIPQKLIYELYKF; encoded by the coding sequence ATGGCTATAAATTTTCTAAAAAATATAAAATTATTTTCAAATGAAAAATTAAATAAAAAAAATACTATGAAATCTAACCAAAAAGTAAATAAATCAAATTTTATAAATCGATTGAAACAATTAATTTATCTAGGTTTGAATGAATTTAAAAGAAATGATTTAGATGAATTTAACGAAAATATTCTCATTTCGTATAAAGAATATAAGCGGGTGGAATTACAAATATTACTTGATTCTAAGGTACCAAAAGGCAGCTGGAGAGCTGGTTATGCGAATACTGAGAAAGATATTTGCTTGTTTGCGACAATTGATAAAACGCACATTTTTCAAGAGAATTTAAAGTATGACAATTCATTATTTGCAGATGATATTATTCAGTGGATAAGTCAACCAAAAACTTCTCATAATTCAAGTGTTGGACAAATGTTTATTCATCATAAAGAAAAAGGCTTCAAAGTTCATATTTTTATACGAAAATATGCTTTTATGAATGGAAATAAGACAAACCCTTTTATCTATCTAGGAAATGCAAAGTATTACAGCAGTCAAGGCGATAAACCAATGAAAATATTATGGAAATTGGATAAAAAAATTCCTCAAAAGTTAATTTATGAATTGTATAAATTTTAA
- a CDS encoding tyrosine-type recombinase/integrase, giving the protein MPVYYNADKKTWYAMFYAKDYKGVNKKYKKTGFKKKKEAQEYEYEFKKKIAKSVNMSFQSLYELYFEDYSKRHKPTAINTVENFFRLHILPFFGDVEISKINSYMIREWQNEMLEKKNENGKPFSENSKANIYAALKSLFNWAAKYQGLNENPCKNLGAFGSKKNRSEMKIWSVDDFNKFINFLESKNKEKNGKYSDAITIFKVLFWTGLRIGEVLALTFDDINLEEKFIDVNKTISRINKKEYVTTPKTLGSIRKVLLPENLISDLKSYFSKFELELTKKNLKSQRIFNLKKSQLRYILEKYSIQADVEKIRLHDFRHSHASYLLFIQADITAISKRLGHDNLQTTINTYSHLYKDANKQLMKKLNNNS; this is encoded by the coding sequence ATGCCAGTTTATTATAATGCTGATAAAAAAACATGGTATGCGATGTTTTATGCTAAAGATTACAAAGGTGTAAATAAAAAGTACAAAAAGACTGGGTTTAAGAAGAAAAAGGAAGCTCAGGAATATGAATATGAATTTAAGAAAAAAATTGCTAAATCTGTAAATATGTCATTTCAATCGTTGTATGAACTTTATTTTGAGGATTATAGCAAAAGACATAAACCTACAGCTATCAATACTGTGGAAAATTTTTTTAGGTTACATATATTGCCTTTTTTTGGCGATGTTGAGATTAGCAAGATTAATTCCTATATGATTCGAGAATGGCAAAATGAAATGCTGGAAAAGAAAAATGAAAATGGAAAGCCATTTAGCGAAAATTCTAAAGCTAATATTTATGCAGCTTTAAAAAGTTTGTTTAATTGGGCTGCAAAATATCAAGGATTGAATGAAAATCCTTGTAAAAATTTAGGGGCATTTGGAAGTAAAAAAAATCGATCTGAAATGAAAATCTGGTCAGTAGATGATTTTAATAAATTTATAAATTTTCTTGAATCAAAAAATAAAGAAAAAAATGGTAAATATTCAGATGCGATTACTATATTTAAAGTCTTATTTTGGACTGGATTACGAATTGGAGAAGTTTTGGCTCTTACATTTGATGACATTAATTTGGAAGAAAAATTTATAGATGTAAATAAAACTATTTCTCGAATAAATAAAAAAGAATATGTAACCACTCCAAAAACTTTGGGATCAATAAGAAAAGTTCTTCTTCCTGAAAATCTTATTTCAGATTTAAAATCATATTTTTCTAAATTTGAGTTAGAATTAACAAAAAAAAATTTAAAATCTCAAAGAATCTTTAATTTAAAAAAATCTCAATTACGATATATTTTGGAAAAGTATAGTATTCAAGCTGATGTTGAAAAAATAAGACTTCATGATTTTAGACATTCCCACGCTTCATATTTGTTATTTATCCAAGCCGACATTACAGCAATCAGCAAACGCCTAGGGCATGACAACCTGCAAACTACTATAAATACTTATTCTCATTTATATAAAGATGCCAATAAACAACTTATGAAAAAGTTAAATAATAATAGTTGA
- a CDS encoding PBECR3 domain-containing polyvalent protein, with protein sequence MIKEKIRYTKTGKRLEVYEFKAKLHQKVVMSKNQFEEHIFPKHPEITLEIIKEVLENPDFVTKQSKSRKEHFYQKKIGKLNYFVVISQHKNVKNLRFVLTAFMAKDSNFLKEKNIHYRYKK encoded by the coding sequence ATGATAAAAGAAAAAATTAGATATACAAAGACAGGAAAGCGATTAGAAGTTTACGAATTTAAAGCTAAGTTACATCAAAAAGTAGTAATGAGTAAAAATCAGTTTGAAGAACATATTTTTCCAAAACATCCTGAAATTACACTTGAAATAATAAAGGAAGTATTAGAAAATCCAGATTTTGTAACAAAACAGTCAAAATCTCGTAAAGAGCATTTTTACCAAAAGAAAATTGGAAAACTAAATTATTTTGTAGTAATTTCACAGCACAAAAATGTAAAAAATCTCAGATTTGTTCTGACAGCCTTTATGGCAAAAGATTCAAATTTTTTAAAAGAAAAAAATATACACTATAGATATAAAAAATAA
- the murJ gene encoding murein biosynthesis integral membrane protein MurJ, giving the protein MFKSSFIVMIINMLSRILGLIREMIIGSVFGATGMTDAYVSATKIPNFFTTLFGEGSLGTVFIPIYNRGIEEEGKERTDDFVFSLLNLIVAFTSTLSVIMIFFSKQILKVTTGFNDPKRFDAANNLLKIVAFYFLFIALSGVVSSLLNNYKKFAVSASMGIVFNLTIIVGTLLLKNKMGIYGLGVAYLLSGVFQLVIMLPQFFQIMKKYKFILNLKDEYVKEMFILMVPTLVGIFGYQINEIVDNRFATSLPAGTASALNYASRLYLLPIGVFAISLAVVIFPTLSKAVVKNDSRTVKRVVHQGLYMLSFLIVPSSVILFGYAKEIVRLVYERGKFNAIAVKVTSETLQFYALGLLFFSTIHLLTRSHYVYKDRKTPVISSFTAIFTNIVLDALLYKQYRHVGLTFATSFSAMVNFIILYISLNKKYVKLRNLKYIAILGVTFASSMISYWASSMIKFNSKYGIVVNLIIFAIIYLVIWFILIFIFRKDLIKKILRRKRKW; this is encoded by the coding sequence ATGTTTAAATCTAGTTTCATAGTAATGATAATAAATATGTTAAGCCGAATTTTAGGACTCATAAGGGAAATGATTATTGGAAGTGTCTTTGGAGCGACAGGAATGACAGACGCTTATGTCAGTGCTACAAAAATTCCAAACTTTTTTACGACATTATTTGGAGAAGGTTCGCTTGGAACGGTATTTATTCCGATTTATAATCGTGGAATAGAAGAAGAGGGAAAAGAGAGAACAGATGACTTTGTATTTTCGCTTTTGAATTTAATAGTTGCATTTACATCGACACTTTCTGTAATTATGATATTCTTTTCCAAACAAATTTTAAAGGTGACAACAGGTTTTAACGACCCAAAAAGATTTGATGCAGCAAATAACTTATTAAAAATCGTAGCTTTTTACTTTTTATTCATTGCACTATCTGGAGTTGTGTCGTCATTACTAAATAATTACAAAAAATTCGCAGTTTCAGCATCGATGGGAATTGTATTTAACTTGACAATCATAGTTGGAACTTTGCTATTAAAAAATAAAATGGGGATTTACGGGCTTGGTGTGGCTTATTTACTTTCTGGAGTTTTTCAATTAGTGATAATGCTTCCGCAATTTTTTCAAATTATGAAAAAATATAAATTTATTTTAAACCTAAAAGATGAATATGTGAAAGAAATGTTTATTTTAATGGTTCCAACATTAGTCGGAATTTTTGGCTATCAAATAAATGAAATTGTCGACAACAGATTTGCAACTTCACTTCCAGCAGGAACAGCAAGTGCATTAAACTATGCAAGTAGATTATATTTGCTTCCGATAGGAGTTTTTGCAATTTCACTAGCCGTTGTGATTTTCCCGACATTGTCAAAAGCTGTTGTAAAAAATGACAGCAGAACGGTAAAGCGAGTTGTTCATCAAGGATTATATATGCTTTCTTTCCTAATTGTTCCATCAAGTGTGATTTTATTTGGATATGCAAAAGAGATAGTGAGATTAGTTTATGAAAGAGGAAAATTTAATGCAATCGCTGTAAAAGTTACTTCAGAAACACTACAATTTTATGCTTTAGGACTTCTATTTTTCTCAACAATACATCTTCTTACAAGAAGCCATTATGTTTATAAAGATAGAAAAACACCTGTTATTTCATCGTTTACTGCAATATTTACAAATATAGTTTTAGATGCACTTTTATACAAGCAATATAGACATGTAGGCTTAACTTTTGCAACTTCATTTTCTGCAATGGTGAACTTTATAATTTTGTATATTTCGCTAAACAAAAAATATGTAAAATTAAGAAACCTAAAATATATTGCAATTTTAGGAGTGACATTTGCAAGTTCAATGATTTCATATTGGGCTTCGAGCATGATAAAATTTAATAGTAAATATGGAATTGTGGTTAATTTAATTATATTTGCAATAATATATTTAGTTATTTGGTTTATTCTAATATTTATTTTTAGAAAAGATTTAATAAAAAAAATTTTAAGAAGAAAAAGAAAATGGTAA
- a CDS encoding segregation and condensation protein A encodes MENIIQIKIENFEGPLDLLIHLIEKKKMDINSINISQIIDDYLSYIHTQKGLNLKIKVEFLIMATDLIEIKAYSILNRDKKIEKIENLEKKIIEYQLFKEISELFSKYENEYNVPHTRTGTESIGNEIIEYDISSLNLDNLFKSLNNLINSKMMKKDNLGERMILNLEDDNYSTEEAHNEISEIIKEDRKVEFNHLLKNKFSKSRIVTLFLCILDMFKNGEIDIIVEENIFFIKSIK; translated from the coding sequence ATGGAAAATATAATACAAATAAAAATTGAAAATTTTGAAGGGCCTCTTGATTTACTTATTCATTTAATTGAAAAAAAGAAGATGGATATAAATTCAATAAATATTTCACAAATTATAGACGATTATTTAAGTTATATTCACACACAAAAGGGATTAAATTTAAAAATAAAAGTTGAATTCTTAATAATGGCAACTGATTTAATTGAGATTAAGGCTTATTCAATATTAAATAGAGATAAAAAAATTGAAAAAATTGAAAACCTAGAAAAAAAAATAATAGAATATCAATTATTTAAGGAGATTTCTGAGTTGTTCTCAAAATATGAAAATGAGTATAATGTTCCACATACAAGAACAGGAACGGAAAGTATAGGGAATGAAATAATTGAATATGATATTTCAAGCCTAAATTTAGATAATTTATTCAAAAGTTTAAATAATTTAATTAATTCAAAAATGATGAAAAAAGATAATTTAGGAGAAAGGATGATTCTAAACTTAGAAGATGATAATTATTCAACAGAAGAAGCTCATAATGAAATTTCTGAAATTATAAAGGAAGATCGAAAAGTTGAATTTAATCATCTATTAAAAAATAAGTTTTCTAAATCTAGAATAGTAACTTTATTTCTTTGTATTTTAGATATGTTTAAAAATGGGGAAATTGATATAATTGTAGAAGAAAATATTTTTTTTATTAAATCCATAAAATAA
- a CDS encoding bifunctional riboflavin kinase/FAD synthetase has protein sequence MIKFITKNLAEIKEIIEYCINTGIPDYHKNIEEIKKSKNTVILGNFDGVHKGHQIILEKAVKQAKEKNLKTIVYTFSEYPKNKQTKITTCSEKAYLLSKSKIDYLYLEQFEKVKNYSPKEFVEKVLIDTLNANEVYCGFNFTFGKDKSGNVNILKKLLKKKNIKLNIQDAVLDEDGEVISSTRVRNLIKKGDFDKVRELLGHNFIILGEVVYGKQLGRVIGFPTANLKFENKIYPEFGVYGVKIHIQDNDIIYNGVMNIGKNPTVDVGVLSVEANIFDFNEDIYGKIILIEVLENIRREKKFGSVEELKEQIGKDVYYWKNKILDKDKCQKENR, from the coding sequence ATGATAAAATTTATTACAAAAAATTTAGCAGAAATAAAGGAGATTATTGAATATTGTATTAATACAGGGATTCCTGATTATCATAAAAATATTGAAGAAATAAAAAAAAGTAAAAATACTGTTATTTTAGGAAATTTTGATGGCGTTCATAAAGGGCATCAGATAATTTTAGAGAAGGCTGTAAAACAAGCAAAAGAAAAAAATTTAAAAACAATTGTTTATACTTTTAGTGAATATCCAAAAAATAAGCAGACTAAAATAACGACTTGTTCTGAAAAGGCCTACTTATTAAGTAAAAGTAAAATTGATTATCTTTATTTAGAACAGTTTGAAAAAGTTAAAAATTATTCACCTAAAGAATTTGTAGAAAAAGTACTTATAGATACTTTAAATGCAAATGAAGTTTATTGTGGTTTTAACTTCACTTTTGGAAAAGATAAATCTGGAAATGTTAACATACTTAAAAAATTGTTAAAGAAGAAAAATATAAAATTAAATATTCAAGATGCTGTACTGGATGAAGACGGGGAAGTTATAAGTAGCACAAGAGTTAGGAACCTCATTAAAAAAGGAGATTTTGATAAAGTTAGAGAACTTCTCGGGCATAATTTCATTATTCTTGGAGAAGTTGTCTATGGAAAGCAACTTGGAAGGGTTATTGGTTTTCCTACAGCAAATTTAAAATTTGAAAATAAGATTTATCCAGAATTTGGAGTTTATGGAGTAAAAATTCATATTCAGGATAATGACATAATTTATAATGGGGTAATGAATATTGGGAAAAATCCTACAGTTGATGTTGGAGTACTTAGTGTTGAAGCTAATATTTTTGATTTTAATGAAGATATTTATGGTAAAATTATCTTGATTGAGGTTTTAGAAAATATTCGACGTGAAAAAAAATTTGGATCAGTAGAGGAATTAAAAGAACAAATTGGAAAAGATGTATATTATTGGAAAAATAAGATTTTAGATAAAGATAAATGTCAAAAAGAAAATAGGTAG
- a CDS encoding polymer-forming cytoskeletal protein: protein MALFSSEKKSKEKRENEGLNRQFSANNDENTNGISTISMETTITGTIETNSVFNMEGVLNGDIKGNKLIHVGKTGQVKGNITAETVVVDGEVSGEIIADKVEIGNTGKVYATITSAVFVIQEGGLFEGRKKIKIALIKEEDGKGKKENKKVEEKPKVETAEKKNSKEL, encoded by the coding sequence ATGGCATTATTTTCTAGTGAAAAAAAATCAAAGGAAAAAAGAGAAAACGAAGGATTAAACAGACAATTTTCAGCAAATAATGATGAAAATACAAATGGAATTAGTACAATTTCAATGGAAACAACAATAACAGGGACTATTGAAACAAATTCTGTATTTAATATGGAAGGTGTGCTAAATGGTGATATTAAAGGAAATAAACTCATTCATGTTGGAAAAACTGGGCAAGTAAAAGGAAATATTACCGCTGAAACTGTGGTTGTAGATGGAGAAGTTTCAGGAGAAATTATAGCAGATAAAGTTGAAATTGGAAATACAGGTAAAGTCTATGCTACAATAACATCAGCTGTGTTTGTAATTCAAGAGGGCGGATTGTTTGAAGGAAGAAAAAAAATAAAAATTGCTCTTATAAAAGAGGAAGATGGTAAAGGTAAAAAAGAAAATAAGAAAGTTGAAGAAAAACCAAAAGTAGAAACTGCTGAAAAAAAAAATAGCAAAGAACTATAA